Proteins encoded within one genomic window of Camelina sativa cultivar DH55 chromosome 19, Cs, whole genome shotgun sequence:
- the LOC109130835 gene encoding agamous-like MADS-box protein AGL62 yields the protein MPVRNCNTSLTGIKSVKSAFFSKFCELLLRRSFHGESGLTAAGTFARMRKSGTAAVDSGAVAEISELGFTVPVMVVPSEAMRMGAEDFVLAKSVGVLDNVVAEEAGEPPAATGVTGRELFSEELLLELGDPVGISRGGRQKIEMKKIKNESNLQVTFSKRRFGLFKKASELCTLCGAEILMIVFSPGGKAFSFGHPSVRELIHRFLNVNHNSLIPHQTNYNLQLVESRPDRNIQYLNEMLTQVLARQKKAKHNRMTLDMVRQSREERGKSWYEKDVKELDLNETDNLICALQDVKKTFVSEMSDYPQLNVSHQSYMGESFVFGGGRNVDEI from the exons ATGCC AGTTAGGAATTGTAACACAAGCCTCACCGGAATCAAGAGTGTAAAGAGTGCCTTTTTCTCCAAATTCTGTGAGCTTCTGCTGAGAAGATCTTTCCATGGGGAGTCTGGTTTAACGGCGGCTGGAACATTCGCTAGGATG CGCAAATCAGGTACCGCCGCCGTTGATAGTGGGGCTGTAGCTGAGATCTCAGAATTAGGGTTTACTGTTCCTGTTATGGTGGTTCCTTCCGAGGCAATGAGGATGGGAGCTGAGGATTTTGTGCTAGCCAAGTCTGTCGGGGTCCTAGATAACGTTGTGGCAGAAGAAGCAGGAGAGCCACCAGCTGCGACGGGGGTCACAGGCCGTGAGCTTTTCTCGGAGGAATTGTTGCTAGAGCTTGGGGATCCAGTGGGAATTTCCCGAGgag GTCGTCAAAAgatagagatgaaaaaaataaaaaacgagaGCAACCTTCAGGTGACTTTCTCCAAAAGAAGGTTTGGTCTCTTCAAGAAAGCCAGTGAGCTTTGCACATTGTGTGGTGCagagattttgatgattgtgttctCTCCCGGTGGGAAAGCGTTTTCTTTTGGCCATCCTAGTGTTAGAGAACTAATTCATCGTTTTCTAAACGTTAACCACAATTCGCTCATTCCTCACCAAACAAACTACAATCTACAGCTTGTTGAATCTCGTCCGGATAGAAATATACAATATCTCAACGAGATGCTCACGCag GTGCTGGCCAGACAGAAGAAGGCGAAACATAATAGAATGACATTGGACATGGTGAGACAAtccagagaagaaagaggaaaaagttggtatgaaaaagatgtgaaagaaCTCGACCTGAATGAAACCGACAATCTGATATGTGCTCTTCAAGATGTGAAGAAGACGTTTGTAAGTGAGATGTCTGATTATCCTCAATTGAATGTTTCTCATCAGAGTTACATGGGAGAAAGTTTTGTCTTTGGTGGTGGTCGTAATGTTGAT GAAATATAG
- the LOC104767804 gene encoding agamous-like MADS-box protein AGL62, translating into MVRSNKGLQKIEMKKIKNESNLQVTFSKRRFGLFKKASELCTLCGAEILMIVFSPGGKAFSFGHPGVKELIHRFLNVNHNSLIPHQPNYNQQLAESCLDRNIQYLNEMLTQVLARQEKAKHNRMALDMVRQSREERGKSWYEKDVKELDLNETDNLICALQDVKKKVVSEMSDYPQLNVSHQSYMGETFVFGGGRNVDVGGIDLFDQRVNTFSYNPVMDFPYQTPFFGYNNDGVIVPGYNMNYMSSHNFNGRY; encoded by the exons ATGGTGAGAAGTAACAAAGGTCTTCAAAAgatagagatgaaaaaaataaaaaacgagaGCAACCTTCAGGTGACTTTCTCCAAAAGAAGGTTTGGTCTCTTCAAGAAAGCCAGTGAGCTTTGCACATTGTGTGGTGCagagattttgatgattgtgttctCTCCCGGTGGGAAAGCGTTTTCTTTTGGCCATCCGGGTGTTAAAGAACTAATTCATCGTTTTCTAAACGTTAACCACAATTCTCTCATTCCTCACCAACCAAACTACAATCAACAGCTTGCTGAATCTTGTCTGGATAGAAATATACAATATCTCAACGAGATGCTCACTCag GTGCTGGCCAGACAGGAGAAGGCGAAACATAATAGAATGGCATTGGACATGGTGAGACAAtccagagaagaaagaggaaaaagttggtatgaaaaagatgtgaaagaaCTCGACCTGAATGAAACCGACAATCTGATATGTGCTCTTCaagatgtgaagaagaaggttgtaaGTGAGATGTCTGATTATCCTCAATTGAATGTTTCTCATCAGAGTTACATGGGAGAAACTTTTGTCTTTGGTGGTGGTCGTAATGTTGATGTTGGCGGCATTGATCTGTTTGATCAAAGAGTGAATACATTCAGCTATAATCCAGTAATGGATTTTCCTTACCAGACACCATTTTTTGGATACAACAATGATGGAGTTATCGTTCCGGGATACAACATGAACTACATGTCAAGTCACAACTTCAACGGGAGATACTAG